The Arachis ipaensis cultivar K30076 chromosome B03, Araip1.1, whole genome shotgun sequence region CTGCAGTATGCCATTTGCATATATTTACCGTGAAATTGTTTCTACTTTCTTACTGTACTTATCTAATTTTTGCCATCTAGTCCCCTATGCATTTGTTTTATTTGTTCCTGTGTGGTTTCATTATTCAGCTTTATCTTTCTTTTCACTTTAGAATGGCAGGTCCTATATACAGCACAGTTAACAAAAAAGGCCAAGAAGTATCATGATGGTTTTTTGGAACTTGAATTTTGTGGATCTCGTGGGAGGCAGGTTAATTTTTGCACTTGCTGTGGATTACTTATTATCTCCAGAAGACCATAAGTGTCTTTTATCTGTCATCGATTTGTCTGTTATCATCCTGAAAAAACTTTAGTTGATGTCTTATGTTCTGTTTTTAAGCTTGGCAtagtttcaattatttttttcagGTTGTTTTATATGATTTAAGCAAAAGACCTTTAGAACGAAGGTTCCTAAAGAAAGATGAAGTTGTAAGATCCGGTGAATCATTAAAGTTTGATGGACATTTAGTTGAAGTTGGAGAACCTGAAGGAAGCCATCAATCTCTGATGAATGAGCAAGAGACTGATAGTAATACTGTTGTTCAGAGAAGAATACTAAGACATGGACAAAATGGCCTTGTCAAGGTCAATCTACCTGTTTCTAAAGGTTAGTTCTTGAATAATTAGAGGTTTGAAGTTTATAGTTATGATACCAtttagaagtttcatttgaacGTTTNNNNNNNNNNNNNNNNNNNNNNNNNNNNNNNNNNNNNNNNNNNNNTTCTCATTTTACACCCTCGGTCACATTATGTTAGGTTTTCGTGTCCATTGCCTACAGTTTCTGCTCATTAAGATCAAATTTCTTTTTTCTAATCTTTAGTTTGTTTTTCCTGAAAGAACTATAGATTGACAAGTGTCTGTCTCAGAAGTGGATTGCAAATACTAACATAGCCTCCTTCTATATACTTTCAGGAAAGATAGTTAACACTTAATAAGGATTATATGTTCCCGGCTATTCAATGCTATATTGACCTTGTCCTTGTGTATAACATTGCAGGACTACCTCCAAGTAAGCCTTGTATTGAGCAAGATGCAAGCATGAACTGTCTCTTTCCAGGGAAAGAAGATATGAAGTCAGAGAGGACAGTCTTACCAGTTAAGGCTTTACGTGATGGTTCGTACTTAATGGTTGCCTTTGGCGTGACTCTTATCTGCAAGGAGGATGCATTTTAGAGGGTTTTTCTTTATCAACTTAAGGACCTGAATGTGACTGATTTCTGGTATATGTGCAGCCAATCAAATATTGTCCATTTTACAATACCCTACGCCTCAGGAGAGCTCCGTCATAGGTTAGATAGAAAACATAACTAGATGCTAACATGCTTCTCAGGGCCTGTTCATGTGATTATATTGGATTTCTATAGGTGGCCAATCACGCCATGGGTCATTCCTCCATACTGTGGACTGCGGATCAACTGGGACTGTGAAATCCCTCGATTCTTCGTTTTCTAAAGGCAAGTcaagtggagcttgcaaattttGACTAAATTCTCAGTAGCTATGCGTTATAATAACATCTTAAGTAACTCTTAGTTGACTCTGCTTAACAGGGAGTGCCAAAATAATGCCCCAACAGGTCTGTTTTCTTTGActgctttgcatttttttttcatgTGCCATTATTTCCGATAGCAATGCCTCGCCTTGCCTGGTCATATATTCAGCTGTCTCAATTTTAAAATATTGCTTTGAGTTATATTTGTTGCCCGCTGATGTTGGCTTATTCATATAGACTTCGAGTGATCACgtcatcatcaatgaaagtgAAAGTCCTGAGGATGAAACGTTCCCAAGCTTTGACCTTGGATTTTAACAGGTAATGCTTCTTGCAGCATGGGTCTAGTcttattattatctttttcttttatagGAAATCGCTATACTATACACATTTTGTGTTTTACCATGTCCTTTACATGCATGCAGGTGTGCAAGGTAGGCATTGGTTTTTCAGCTAATTGGTGGAACGGTGGGGTAGATAAGGAAGGCAGGACTAAACCGACTCTTGGATCGCTTATATCGTTATAACATAATTGAAAATAGCTTGAATTGATGTCTACCTTTTATTCGATAGTCAGTAAAATCAGTTGAACTAGTTCAAACATGGTCTGGTAATTTCCATGCACTATCTGTCTTACCGACTATAATATAAAGTCAAGGGACAAAATTTCACTTAATTCCCCCAAAATCCATGCTTGATATTAATATTTGGGGTTTTATCATTATTTATAAAGTTAGATTATATACTTAGATACTCATGAATATTagaaaataatatgaaaaaaaattaaacatgaaTTGATAAGTTCAGCAAAATGGATTANNNNNNNNNNNNNNNNNNNNNNNNNNNNNNNNNNNNNNNNNNNNNNNNNTATTATGtgttaaattagtttttgaaataaaaatcgtTATTGTAGTAATTAATACTTTTTATACAGGGAAACATCAAAATAAGACTTTGATGTTTGGGCCAACCCGTTAACCGGGCCCTAGGCGTTGGCAGAATTCGGATTTGCCTTATCTGTGGGTAAAGTATAATCTCATTCCCACCACACCACATCATTTCAGTTCAGCACTCTGTCTCTGCAGAGAGTGCAAGCAGCCAAGCAACAATGGCGTCCTCTATTTCTCTGTCCATTCCACTCTGCCCACCCTCCAACTCTCTCTCCACTTCCCTGTCTCCTTCACACAAGCCTCCCTTTCTCCAAAAGAGAACCCAATTATCCGGGTTCCCTCTCAGAGCCCAAACCCTCGACTTCTCTGGCTCGTTCTTCGAAGGCGCTGGATTCGGGTCCGAGGACGACCCCATCACTCCCGGGCCTGGCTTTACAGCTACCGAACCTAAGGAGGAACCCCAGTGCCCACCCGGACTCAGGCAATACGAAACTATGGCGGTTTTGAGGCCTGACATGTCCGAGGATGAGAGACTTTCACTCACCCAGAAGTACGAGGAGGTATTTATTTCATAACCCTTGTGTGCTACATGCTTGTGTTTTAGCTGAATGTTCTTTTATCATTCACATTTGAATTTAGAAATAGTAAGGATTAAGATAAGATGGGAGTTGACTGAAATTGATGGGTGTGTTTGCAGCTGCTTGTTGCTGGGGGTGCCATGTATGTGGAGGTATTTAACAGAGGAGTAATTCCACTTGCGTATAGCATAAGGAAGAAAAACAGAGCTGGAGAGTCCAACACTTACTTGGATGGTATCTATCTTCTCTTCACCTACTTCACCAAGCCTGAATCCATTACCATTCTTGAGGACACACTCCTCGCTGATGACAATGTCATCCGTTCATCCACTTTCAAAATTAGGAAAAGGAAATATTAGTTACTCACCATAAAATGTGactctttatcttttttttttattttcatttggattcttgtatttttttaatatggTCGAATTCACTTACAACATATGTAGAGTTATAAAACTATTTCGGATTTTATATTCAAACTCATAAATTTCATGTCATTTACGGGAATGAAAAAGGTCTGTCTGTGACTCCTTTTCTCTTTATTCCTTAATCTGCAAAACCCTTTTCTTTATCTTGACAGAAGGCACAAAAGTGCAATATCTTATGGCTTTTTCTTGTAGCCCCTTTCTTGTTACGTATGTGTATTTGCTCCTcagtttttttcttttatctGCTTCAATTCACTGCATAACTAGCAATATCAGTGTTCAATGCTGGACAGGACCGAGTTGATGTTTGTACATTTCAATCATTTGTACATCTGCTGGCTTAATTGTATTCAAATCATGCAGGTTTTTAGTATGTATGATGAAAAAAGTACTGTGATTTTGCACTGATCAGTAgataaatttaattcaataataaaaaagacATGAGAGTATTCTGTTTTCTAAAATAGGTATTTGGACACTGGTATGCTGTTATTATCAGATAGAAACATCATTCAATTGGGAAAGTTGTTGAACATAAGTTGGAATGATGATTATGGTATAGTTAAGGTTCAAGAAGCCATCAAGTTTTATGCCTATCAGTATCACGCTCATGTTGTTGGAAGTCCAGAGTTGCATCATTATAGTATAATATATTTAGTACTACTTGATAGCCCTCCTAGTCATTGGTGGACAACCCTGTTAACGTGCACTATGA contains the following coding sequences:
- the LOC107630680 gene encoding 30S ribosomal protein S6 alpha, chloroplastic encodes the protein MASSISLSIPLCPPSNSLSTSLSPSHKPPFLQKRTQLSGFPLRAQTLDFSGSFFEGAGFGSEDDPITPGPGFTATEPKEEPQCPPGLRQYETMAVLRPDMSEDERLSLTQKYEELLVAGGAMYVEVFNRGVIPLAYSIRKKNRAGESNTYLDGIYLLFTYFTKPESITILEDTLLADDNVIRSSTFKIRKRKY